The Cytobacillus oceanisediminis genomic interval TATTTTTTTTCATATTTTCACTCCTAATGTCATATTATATTTTCTATTTTCCCTGAATTGCAGGCGGAGAAACTTTCTTTTTCTATTGAAGGGCTGACAGATAAGTAATAAACTGTGCAGAATCATTACATGGTACAAGCCGTATGAATTAATAAAACACAGTAAATACAGTATGATAAAGATAATAGCCGAAAAATTGGAATCGCTGCTGGAGGTGGGTATATGGAGATTGAGAAACTGGCTAAAAGGTTGGGTAACAGGACCCCAGTTATTTTAGGGAGTGAGCGATTTTTGAAATTCGCTATTTTGCTTCCGCTTGTTGAGAAAAATAATGAGGTACATGTCCTTTTTGAAGTGCGTTCACTTAAAATGAGAAGGCAGCCTGGGGAGGTCTGTTTCCCGGGCGGGAGAATAGATCCGGAAGATAGGGATGAGGAGCATACGGCCATCCGTGAGACCTCAGAGGAACTCGGCGTGAGTGAAGACAGCATTACAGATGTGTCCCCGCTGGATTACATGATTTCCTTCGGACAAATTATTTACCCTTATGCAGGCATTATCCATAATCCTAACCAGATTGTGCCAAACCCTGACGAAGTAGAAGAAGTTTTTACCGTGCCTCTTTCCTTTCTAAAAAATGTAAAGGCGGAAACGTATCACGTGAATTTTAAAGTGGAGCCCGAAGAAAATTTTCCTTTTGACTTGATTGCCGGGGGTGAAAATTACAAATGGCAGACAAGGAAAGTAGAAGAAGTATTTTACTATTTTGAGGATAAGGTTATTTGGGGGCTGACTGCCAGAATTCTTAAGCATTTTCTTGAAATCATTACTGAAGATTTCGAGGAAAGTGAAAGCGTTTGAAGAAAATAATTTTCAAAAAAGGTTGACGCAGTCCTTATAAATGTTTATGATTCATATAAATTGAATACTTAGAAACTTCTTATCAAGAGAGGCGGAGGGACTGACCCTATGAAGCCTCGGCAACCAGCATTTATGCACGGTGCCAAATTCAGAGGAATACATTTTCCGAAGATAAGAAGGCGGAATGAACGAAATGTAAATTCAAACCCCTTCTTGTCTGTAATGGACGGAAGGGGTTTTTTGTTTTTACAGGTATCTGCACTTTAAATATTAACCAGGGGGAATGAGAAATGTCAGCGATAACGATTGGGCTATTGGGGTTTGGAACAGTTGGAAAAGGAGTGTATGAAACGATCAGCAAACATCAGGGAAGGCTTCAGGCGATATTCGGGAAAGAAGTTAAGGTCTCGGCCATCCTTGTCAAAAATGTGAGTAAGCATTCTTTGCGCGATGATGAGGTGCTTTTAACTGATGACTTTCAAGATATTATTGAGCTTCCTAAGCTTGATGTCGTAATTGATGCCATTGTTGGCAGGGAACCAGGCTATACGTATTTGCGCCAGGCAATATCGAGAGGATGCCATGTCATTACAGCAAATAAGGAGATGTTTGCATTCCATGGAAGTGAGCTTGCGAGGCTCGCAAAAGAAAATAATGTATCATTAGGATTTGAAGCAACAGTCGGAGGCGGAATCCCTATAATTCAGACTATCAAGCAGCTGCTGAATGCCAACAAGATTGAACGGATCGAAGGAATATTAAATGGCACATCCAATTTCATTTTGACAAGTATGCGCGAGGAGAGCTTATCATTTGAAGAAGCACTGAAAATAGCTCAGGAAAAAGGATATGCAGAAGCCGATCCCAAAAATGATATCGAAGGATATGACGCTTTTTACAAAGCGGTTGTTCTGAGCGAGCTGGTATTCGGGAAAGCACCGGCGCAGGAAACATCTGTTAGAGAAGGCATTACTGACATTACAATTGAGCAAATTCGTATGGCTGATTCCCTGGGACTGAAATTTAAACATGTAGCATCAATTCAGAGGGAAAAAGATGCTATCCGCTGTACTGTAAAACCGGTCCTGACAGGGGAGGCACATCCCTTGTACAGAGTAGAAGGAGTGCAAAATGCAGTTTCGATTGATGCGGATATAGTCGGGAATATCAGCCTGCAGGGTCCTGGAGCCGGCATGTTTCCGACAGCTAGCGCAATTATTGAAGATTTGATTCATGTAGGCAGAGCCGATATTCCTTCAGTCTTTGAGGAAGGCAAGTCGGAAGGGACTGTTCTTGACGAGCCAGTTTGGATCATCTGGGGTGATGCTGATAAAGCGGGATTGCCTGAGGGATGTGAAATAATCAGAAAAGTGTCAAAAGATGTCTTCATCTTTAAGGCATCATTGGAAGCTGTGTCATTATTAGATACATCAGATTTGAAGGCTTATCAGGTGCTTGGAGACTATGCTCCGGCTGCAAAGGAAAATAAACAGGTACAGACGGTATAACCTGAAAGCATAATGAAAAAGCAGGAGGGGCAAGCTTATGAGCTGCCCCTCCCGAAGTATGTTTAGAGATGGTGGATGTTATCGCAGTCCAACTGCCCGTACAGGCCCGTCAGCAGAACAAAGACTAAAAACGCCACGTTCTCCCAAAAGCTATCACTTTCGGTCGTGCGATGCATCGCTGCCGCAGCTTTCCTTATCCTGTGGCAACGTCTTTGTGACCCGCTTCCTCCCAAAAGCTGTCGCATTTGGTCGTGCGATGCTCATGCTGACGAAGCCTTCCTTGTCCTGTGGGCCTCAACTAACAATCAGTGGGGTATAAAGCCCCCCACTGATTGAAGTTTCACTTTATGCCTGCTGGTTCTTTAACAAAGGATTATTTAATCCAGAATAAAGGTCTTTTACATGGACCGTTACAATCTTAGCGCCAATCTGGACATGGACCATATTATCAAAAACAGCTGTTACCAGGCCGTTTAATGAAACATTCGTGCCAATATTGAGATCTTTGCCGGGAGTTTTAACATTTTTCTTGTCTGCCATCGTAACACCATCCCATTCCGTTTTATTGAAACTTATACATAGAATATTGCCTTTTTATAGTAAAATAAACGCTTTAATAAAAAAAGTCCAGTAATATAGCCTGTTTTTTTATCGACAAATTTTATTGTTGCCAGGCACTTGTCGAATTTTCTTTATATAGAAAATTAAGTATTCATTTCCGAAAATCAAATACAGCCGAAAAAACAATGCTTGGAGGGAATTACGCAATTAATGCTATCCAATTTTGGATCTAACTGACAGGAGTGAAATTCAGACAAAGAGGGTATTTATAGTCCGTAAAAATACAGATTCAGAAAAGGATGAAAAACGGAATATGAATATGCCTCTTGCAATTGGGCTCATTTTTATTGCCCTTTATATAACTGCAATAATCGGGATTAAAATCTTAAGGATTCCTGATATTGTTATTTATATTATTTTAGGAGCCGGCATCTGTTTTTTTGGATTTTACAAAGAGGCGCAAGTAATTGAAGCTGCAGGTGAAATTGGCTTAATTCTGTTATTCTTTCTGCTTGGCACAAAATTCTCTGTGCGTGAATTAAGGAATAATGGAAGGAAAGTCTGGAAATCCGGGTTATTGGATGTTTTTCTGGGAGTGGGAGTGACTGCGGGAATTGCCTATGCTGCAGGTCAAAACATGTTTGTCTCTTTATTGATTGCCGGAATCGTATATGCAACCAGTTCTTCAATTACTGTTAAGCTGCTGGAATCAAAAAATCGC includes:
- a CDS encoding homoserine dehydrogenase; the protein is MSAITIGLLGFGTVGKGVYETISKHQGRLQAIFGKEVKVSAILVKNVSKHSLRDDEVLLTDDFQDIIELPKLDVVIDAIVGREPGYTYLRQAISRGCHVITANKEMFAFHGSELARLAKENNVSLGFEATVGGGIPIIQTIKQLLNANKIERIEGILNGTSNFILTSMREESLSFEEALKIAQEKGYAEADPKNDIEGYDAFYKAVVLSELVFGKAPAQETSVREGITDITIEQIRMADSLGLKFKHVASIQREKDAIRCTVKPVLTGEAHPLYRVEGVQNAVSIDADIVGNISLQGPGAGMFPTASAIIEDLIHVGRADIPSVFEEGKSEGTVLDEPVWIIWGDADKAGLPEGCEIIRKVSKDVFIFKASLEAVSLLDTSDLKAYQVLGDYAPAAKENKQVQTV
- a CDS encoding NUDIX hydrolase; this encodes MEIEKLAKRLGNRTPVILGSERFLKFAILLPLVEKNNEVHVLFEVRSLKMRRQPGEVCFPGGRIDPEDRDEEHTAIRETSEELGVSEDSITDVSPLDYMISFGQIIYPYAGIIHNPNQIVPNPDEVEEVFTVPLSFLKNVKAETYHVNFKVEPEENFPFDLIAGGENYKWQTRKVEEVFYYFEDKVIWGLTARILKHFLEIITEDFEESESV